Proteins co-encoded in one Setaria viridis chromosome 9, Setaria_viridis_v4.0, whole genome shotgun sequence genomic window:
- the LOC117839038 gene encoding LOB domain-containing protein 30: MSSSVAGASAGGGAGGLGGGGGAGAGAGIGGGGPCGACKFLRRKCVSGCIFAPYFDSEQGAAHFAAVHKVFGASNVSKLLLQIPPHKRLDAVVTVCYEAQARLRDPIYGCVSHIFALQQQVVNLQAELTYLQGHLTTMELPTPPPFAPQPQPPMPTNAAFSVSNLPLSSSVPATVDLSTLLDPHNQSQQWAFQFQQQQVLQQQQQLLQQQQYMQMGEGSSRVAGGSSTADGGDLQALARELLDRHGMVAAGSPPEPPTPAIQ; the protein is encoded by the exons ATGAGCTCGTCGGTGGCTGGGGcgagcgcaggcggcggcgctgggggactgggcggcggtggcggcgcaggggcAGGAGCGggaatcggcggcggcggtccatGTGGGGCGTGCAAGTTCCTGCGGCGCAAGTGCGTGAGCGGCTGCATCTTCGCTCCCTACTTCGACTCGGAGCAGGGCGCGGCGCACTTCGCGGCGGTGCACAAGGTGTTCGGCGCTAGCAACGTGTCCAAGCTGCTGCTCCAGATCCCGCCGCACAAGCGCCTGGACGCCGTCGTCACCGTCTGCTACGAGGCCCAGGCGCGCCTCCGCGACCCCATCTACGGTTGCGTCTCCCACATCTTCGCCCTCCAGCAACAG GTGGTGAACCTCCAGGCCGAACTCACCTACCTGCAAGGCCACCTGACCACGATGGAGCtcccaacaccaccaccattcgccccgcagccgcagcccccGATGCCGACGAACGCCGCCTTCTCCGTCTCCAACCTGCCGTTGTCATCCAGCGTCCCAGCCACGGTCGACCTGTCAACCCTCTTGGACCCGCACAATCAGTCCCAGCAGTGGGCCTTCCAGTTCCAGCAGCAACAGGTcctgcagcaacagcagcagctgcttcagcagcagcagtaTATGCAGATGGGAGAGGGCTCTAGCAGGGTTGCTGGCGGCAGCAGCACCGCGGATGGTGGTGACCTGCAAGCGCTGGCGAGGGAGCTCCTGGACAGGCATGGCATGGTGGCAGCGGGCTCGCCGCCCGAGCCACCGACGCCGGCCATACAGTGA